Sequence from the Chloroflexota bacterium genome:
CTTCGGCGCGGCAACCAACACCAAAGTCCGCGCCCGCTATACAGCCGAGATCGCCGATGAAAGCCCCCTCGCTGGTTCCGGCCTGCCCACCTATTACGTGCTCACCGACACTGTCGAGCATCTCGCCTTTGCCAGCACCGATTGGGGCAGCGGCGTTTCGCCCTACGATTTCGGCATCTGGAGCAACTACTACACCCTGCCCAACCAGACCGCCGTCTACGTCTACACCGACCGGCCGCTCTACCGCCCCGGACACCCTGTTTCGTTCAAAGGCGTCGTGCGCCTGAACGACGATCTGGCCTACAGCTTGCCCGCGGCGAAAGAAGTGTTGGTGACGATTGCCAGTTATAGCGGCTCTGTCTACGAGGCCACGCTGCCCATCTCGGAATTTGGCACTTTCGACGGCGAACTGCTGCTCGATGCCAGCGCCGCCCTGGGCTATTATGATATTTATGTGTCGGACCCCGTGACCGGGGAAGATATTGGCTCTGGATATTTTTCGGTGGCCGAATATCGCAAACCGGAATTTCAGGTAGGGGTGGCTGCTGCCCCCGAAGATGTGCTTGCCAATAAAAATTTCACCCTGACTCTGGAAGCCGAATTCTTCTCCGGCGGCTGGGTTAGCGATGCCGATGTAGAATGGGGTCTGTTTGCCAGCACCTACACCTTCGCCCCCGGCGGCGATTTGAGCCGTTACAGTTTCTCTGATGTGGACTACGATGATTATTTCGCCTACGAAGAGAGTTTCGTCTTCAACGAAGAAATTGCTACCGGGCAGGCCGTCACCGACGAAAACGGCCAGCTTGAACTCAGCTTCCCCGCCGATTTGAGCCTAACCGACACCAGCCTGAGCTTCACCTTTGAAGCCACCACCACCGACTTTGCCAGCAACGCCGTCAGCGCCAGCGCCAGCGTGATCGGGCATCAGAGCGCCGTATACGCGGGTGTGCGCCCGCAACGCTACGTGGGCAGCGTAGGTGAGGAGCAAACCTTTGAGCTGGTGGCCGCAAATTGGGACGAAGAAACCCTCCCCGGGCAGCTTCTCGACGTGGAAATCGTTGAACGGCGCTGGAACAGTGTCCAAGTGCAGGGGAGCGACGGGACGATTCGCTGGGAATCCACCGTGGAAGAGATTCCGGTGGCAGCCTTTGAAGGCATCGCAACCGACGTGCAAGGCAAGACCAGCGTAAGTTTCACGCCGCCCAATGGCGGCATCTTCAAGGCCACTGTGACCACCCTCGATGAACACGGCAACGAAGCCCGCGCCGCAGCCCGTATGTGGGTCTCCGGCAGTGACTATATCGCCTGGCGGCAAAGCGACGACCGCTCGCTGGAACTGGTACTCGACAAAGACACCTACACCCCCGGCGAAGAAGCTGAAATTCTCATCGCTTCTCCCTTCCCCGGTGAAAACTATGCCCTAATCACTGTAGAGCGCGGCCATATCCGTGCCAGCGAAGTCGTTCAACTGACGAGCAACAGCACGGTCTACAAACTACCCATCAACAGCGACATGGCCCCTAACGTCTACATCTCCGTGACGGTTATCCGCGGCGTGGGCGAAGACAGCCCGCCCGATTTCCGAATGGGTATGGCCGAAATTCAGGTGGAGGCCGAGCAGCAAGCCCTTAATGTAGAAATCACCCCCGATAAAACCGAAGCCGGGCCGGGAGACGAAGTTACCTACACCATCCGCACCACCGACTATAATGGCGAGCCGGTCAGCGCCGAAATTTCGCTGGCCCTCACCGATCTGGCAACCCTCACGCTCAAGCCCGCCAACGCCGAACCCATTCTCGACTACTTTTACTCGCCGCGCTCGCTGAGCGTGCGCACCGCCATGCCGCTGCTTTTCAGCATCGAAGATTACAACATCAAACTTGAAGAGCAACTCGCCCTCGGCGAGGGCATGGGCGCGGGTGGTGGCGGCGCTAAAGGCTACGACGAATTTGGCGTGGCCGATGTGCGCCGCGACTTCCCCGACACCGCCTACTGGAACGGGGCTATCGTCACCGATGAGAACGGCGAAGCCACCGTCACCGTGACCCTGCCCGACAATCTGACCACCTGGCGCATGGACAGCCGCGCCGTCACCGTGGATACCCGCGTCGGCGAGAACACCGAAGACATCCGCAGCACCAAGCCGCTGCTCGTGCGCCCGCAAACGCCGCGCTTTTTCGTCGTCGGCGATCAGGCGCAACTCGGCGCGGCCATCCACAACAACAGCGATGAAACCCTGACCATCACCGCCACCCTGCACACCGAGGGCTTCACCCTCAGCGGCGAAGCGGCGCAAGAAGTCGAAATTCCCGCTCATCAGCAGGCTGTTATTTATTGGGATGGGAACGTGAACACCGATGCCGAGCGCGTCGATTTAGTCTTCAGCGCACAGGGTGGGGAATTTAGCGACGCCAGCACTCCTACATTGGCGACCCTCTCCGAGGGGGGGATTCCGGTTTATCGCTATGAAGTCCCCGAAACGGTGGGGACCTCCGGGATTCTACCCGAGGTGGGCAACCGCACCGAGGGGTTATCACTTCCCCAGGGGATGGGAACCCTCACCACAGGTGATCTGACCCTCGAGATTGAACCCTCTTTGGTGGCAGGCATGGCCGCCGGTTTGGACTATCTCGAACACTACCCCTACGAATGTGTCGAACAAACCATCTCGCGCTTCCTGCCCAATGTACTCACCGCGCAAGCCCTGCCAGCCGCCGGACGCAACGACCCCACGCTGGAAGCCAATCTGGATACGCAAGTTAATACTGCCCTACAACGCCTGTACAACTGGCAAAACGCCGATGGCGGTTGGGGCTGGTGGTACAGCCTTGAAAGCGACTCTCTGACCACGGCCTACGTGGTGCTGGGCATGGCCGAAGCACAACGTGCCGGATACGGGGTCAGCCCATTGATCTTTAATCAGGGTGTTGGCTATCTCAAAGACCATCTACTCGATATTCAGAGCATGGAAAAAGGCTACCGCCTCAACCGACAGGCATTTCTGCTGTACGCGCTGGCGCGCGCCGAACAGGTCGCAAATGATGAAAACGCCCATACCGGCTCATCACATGTCCTCCTGCGTCCTATCCCCGGCGGCGGGGGCGGCGGAATCACCGCACAAGCGACACTGCTCTACGAACAGCGCCAATCCCTGAGCATCTATGCCCGAGCTTATCTGGCGCAAACCCTGTTCCTACTCAACCCGGAAGACGCGCGCATCGAGACATTAATCTCCGATTTCAACAATGCTGCCATCCGTTCGGCGACCGGCATCCACTGGGAAGAAGAATGGCGTGACTATTGGAACTGGAACACTGACACGCGCAGCACGGCAATTGTGTTGGGCGCTTTGATCGAGATAGACCCCGAGAACACGCTCAATGTGGACGCGGTGCGCTGGCTGATGACTCACCGCTCCGAGGGGCGCTGGAATTCCACCCAGGAAACTGCTTGGTCACTAATGGCGCTGACTGGATGGATGCAATTCACCGGCGAGTTGCAAGCCGATTATCAATATGCGATTGCCCTCAACGGCGCGCACATCGAAAACGGCTTCGCTAACGCCGATAATCTCAACGAAACACACCAAATCCGGCTGGATATTGCCGAGATGTTGAGCGATGAAATTAACCGCGTCACCATCGCCCGCGATGATGGCCCCGGCATGTTGTATTACACGGCGCATCTGAATATCTCGCTGCCCGTGGAGCAAGTTAACGCCCTTGCCCGCGGCATTGTCATCTCACGTAGCTACTTCAACCCCGAAGACCGCCAAATCCCGGTAACCGAGGCTGCCCGCGGCGATATCTTGCTGGCGCGGCTGACGGTAGTCGTCCCCAATGACTTGCACTACGCCATCATTGACGACCATCTCCCCGCCGGACTGGAAGCCATAGACCAAACCCTGGAGACAAGTCCGCAGCAATTGGCCCCTGACCGCTACGACTACGACGATATGTGGCAGCGCGGTTGGGGCTGGTGGTATTTCGACCATGCCGAATTGCGCGATGAGCGCATCGTACTCTCGGCGGATTATCTCCCCGCCGGGACGTATGTTTATACCTATTTGGTCAGAGCCAGCACCCCGGGCGAGTTCCGCGTCATCCCCCCCACTGCGCAGGAGTTTTACTTCCCCGAAGTCTACGGGCGCGGCGAGGGGAGTTTGTTCGTTGTAACCCCCTAATCCCAATAAAACAAACTAAAAAACTATTCACCACAAAGGCACAAAGACACGAAGTTTTTTATCCGTCTTTGTGCCTTTGTGTCTTCGTGGAAAATTTTTTGCACTTACTCTTCCACCTGAAACCAGACCACATCACTACGTACTCGCTCACCCTCCGCGGTAAGGCCCTCAACCCAGGCCTGATGCTCACCGGGCTGCAACATCCACCACGTTTCGTAGGGCGGCGCGGCCAATGTGACGAGCTTTTCCCCATCCAGCCATAAAGTAACTTCCTGCAACCCGCTCTCGCCCACAGCTTCGATGTGCAGCCGCTGCGAATCGGCGGGTACGCTGCCAGAGATGCGGTAGGTGGCATTCGGTGCGGGTGAAAGCAAGCGCAAGGCCGCGGCCTGGGATTTGGCAGGCTGAACATCCGACAGGAGCAAGATACCCTCCGCCCGCGCCCAGGGCTGCGCTTCGGGGGGTAAGTCCAGCACCATCTGAGGGATGCGGCGCTCTATTGGGGTAGACTCATCGGCCAGCAGGCCGGTATCCACATCCAGCCAGACGCGGCGGTAGAAGTGATCCTGTTCATTTGGCGCTGTCCCGGCAATGAACCATTCCATCCGCCGGTAGGGACAATCCTCCGAGGGCAGCAACCCCGAAAGCGCGCAAACTTCCACCTGTTCCAACCCCGCGGGGCGTGCAAACTCGCTCTCCGGGGAACCGGACAACACCGAGCGCATAAAGTTATGCCAGATTGGAGCCGCCCCGCTCAGGCCAGTGACATCGAACATCGGCTCGTGGCTGGTATTGCCCACCCAAACGCCGGTCACAACCTCGGGAGTGTAGCCCACCGTCCAGTTATCGTGAAAATTGGAAGTCGTGCCGGTTTTGACCGCTGCGGGACGGTCGAGTTTCAGAGCGCTGCTGGGGCCAAAGCCGGGCGTGCGGGCTTCATTATCGCTGAGAATATCGGAAATCAGCCAAGCGACGCGCTCATCCAGGACGCGGGTACGGGCAATGGTGTCAGCGGTGTAGAGCATTTCTCCGTCCAATGTGTATATTTCCTGAATACCATAGGGTTCCACTCGCCAACCGCTATTCGCAAAAGTGCCATACGCTCCCGTGAGTTCCAGCAAGCGTACCGCACCGCCGCCCAGGGCAATCGATAAATCATAATCATCCGGATCGTCAAAGGTGGTGATGCTCAAATCGGCAGCCAGCGCAAAAAGCGCCTCCAGGCCAATATAGTCGAGCGTCGCCACAGCGGGGATATTGAGCGAGGAAGCCAGGGCTTCGCGCACCAACACCGGACCGCGTTCTTTGAGATCATAATTGCTGGGGGTGTAGGCTTCGCCCTCGCGGGTAGTGAAAGTTGTGCGCACATCCATCAGCATGGTGGCCGGGGTGAAGGGCTGCGCGCTAGCGTTGGGGTCAAAGGCAGCCGCATAAATCAGCGGTTTGAGCGCCGAGCCTGGCTGACGCGGCGAGAGGGCCATATTGACCGCACCCGCGTTGGCGGCATCGAAATAGTCCGGGCTGCCCAGCATGGCAAGGATTTCGCCGGTGTGCGGGTCGAGGGAAACCAGAGCAGCGTTATTGACGTTATGACCCAAGACCGTGTCGCCCCCGGCGTGCAACTTGGCGAGTTGCTGCGTCACGGCGCGCTCGGCGTGCTGCTGCCAGTCTAAATCGAGGGTGGTGCGCACAACGATGGAGCGGGTAAAATCCTCGGGGGTAAGCAGTGCATCGAGCTGGCCTCTCACCCACAGGACAAAGTGCGGCGCTTCCATTGGGTAAGATGCCGCCGCGTAGACCAGAGCCTCCTCCGAAGCCAGTTTACCCTCCTCGGGGCTGATATATCCAGCCTGCACCACCAAATTAAGCACTATTTCCTGGCGGGCTTTGGCGGCATCGGGGTCCAGCAGCGGATTATACAGTCCCGGCGACTGCGGAATTCCGGCCAGCAACGCGGCTTCGGCCAGATCAAGCTGCGTTGCAGATTTGCCAAAATAGGTTTGGGCGGCAGCCTCGACACCATAGAGCATGCCACCATAGTTCATCTGGTTAAGATAGAGAGCTAAGATTTCATCTTTTGTGTAGCGACGAGAAAGCTGCCAGGCCAGCCAGGCTTCGCGAAGTTTGCGGCGCAGGGTACGCTCATAACGTTCTTCGGGGGTGAGCAACAGATTGCGGGCCACTTGCTGAGTGATGGTGCTGCCCCCGGCCAGCGATTCGCCGCCGCGCAGGTTGATCCAGAAGGCACGCAAGATGCCGGTCACATCCACGCCGGGGTGCTGGTAGAAGTTGCGATCTTCGGTGGCAATGGTGGCCTGCTGCAAAGCGTGGGGGATTAGATCGAGCGGGAGCACGGCATGCCGTCCTTCGCTCTCTGAGAGTGATTCATACAGCAAACGTCCATAGCGGTCTTCGATACGAATGCTGGGTATATGCAAGCGGCTGTTGAGTTCGGTTAAATCGGGAAGCGAACCAAATAACCACCACCAACCCGTCGCGGCAAAAATCAACAGGCTGAAGAAAAAGATGATATATTTAACGGGAATTTTTAAGCGCATGGTAGTATAAGTGTTCGGTAGCCAGTGAACTGTATTCCGTGTACAGTATACTGCAAACTGCAAACAGTCACTGATTATTGATACTGGATAATGAATACGGGTTCCCCGGAGCAAATTCAATGGGCTTCATTCTATCCTTATTTTTTGGCTTCGTGCCAATGCTTATCTTTGCCGGATTTCTCTATTGGCTGGATCGTTATGAGAAAGAGCCAAAACTCCTTGTCGGTGGCGCCTTTATTTGGGGAGCAGTTGTGGCTGCCGGAGTCGCCTTTGTAGTCAATACGCTGCTGGGCATTGGCGTTTATTTGGTAACTGGCTCAGATGCCGCCACCGAACTGGCCACGGGGTCGCTGGTTGCGCCCCCGGTTGAGGAAACCCTAAAGGGTTTGGCCGTATTGCTGGTTTTTCTCTTCTTTCGCCGGGAGTTCGACTCGGTGCTGGATGGCATTGTTTATGCTGGAATTACCGCCCTGGGGTTTGCTGCCACCGAAAATTCCTACTATATTTATAATTATGGTTTTTTGGAAGGGGGTTACGAGGGGCTATTATGGCTGGTATTCGTACGCGTCATTCTGGTTGGCTGGCAGCATCCGTTTTACACTGCGTTTATTGGCATTGGGCTGGCAATTGCACGCTTAAACCGCAGGGTTTGGATTCAATTGCTGGCTGTTCTGGGGGGTTGGGGAATCGCCATCGTGGCGCATTCCATCCATAATACGCTGGCAAGCCTGCTCTCAGGTCTCGGAGGCTTAGCTGTGGGGACGTTGCTCGATTGGAGCGGCTGGTTCTTCATGTTCCTAGTCATCCTTTGGGCAATTAGCCGCGTGCAACGACGCATCCGAAAGTATCTTTTGTCCGAGGTTGAACACGGAATTATCAGTAAAACCCAGTATCGAACGGCCTGTTCTG
This genomic interval carries:
- the pbpC gene encoding penicillin-binding protein 1C; the encoded protein is MRLKIPVKYIIFFFSLLIFAATGWWWLFGSLPDLTELNSRLHIPSIRIEDRYGRLLYESLSESEGRHAVLPLDLIPHALQQATIATEDRNFYQHPGVDVTGILRAFWINLRGGESLAGGSTITQQVARNLLLTPEERYERTLRRKLREAWLAWQLSRRYTKDEILALYLNQMNYGGMLYGVEAAAQTYFGKSATQLDLAEAALLAGIPQSPGLYNPLLDPDAAKARQEIVLNLVVQAGYISPEEGKLASEEALVYAAASYPMEAPHFVLWVRGQLDALLTPEDFTRSIVVRTTLDLDWQQHAERAVTQQLAKLHAGGDTVLGHNVNNAALVSLDPHTGEILAMLGSPDYFDAANAGAVNMALSPRQPGSALKPLIYAAAFDPNASAQPFTPATMLMDVRTTFTTREGEAYTPSNYDLKERGPVLVREALASSLNIPAVATLDYIGLEALFALAADLSITTFDDPDDYDLSIALGGGAVRLLELTGAYGTFANSGWRVEPYGIQEIYTLDGEMLYTADTIARTRVLDERVAWLISDILSDNEARTPGFGPSSALKLDRPAAVKTGTTSNFHDNWTVGYTPEVVTGVWVGNTSHEPMFDVTGLSGAAPIWHNFMRSVLSGSPESEFARPAGLEQVEVCALSGLLPSEDCPYRRMEWFIAGTAPNEQDHFYRRVWLDVDTGLLADESTPIERRIPQMVLDLPPEAQPWARAEGILLLSDVQPAKSQAAALRLLSPAPNATYRISGSVPADSQRLHIEAVGESGLQEVTLWLDGEKLVTLAAPPYETWWMLQPGEHQAWVEGLTAEGERVRSDVVWFQVEE
- a CDS encoding PrsW family intramembrane metalloprotease, with amino-acid sequence MGFILSLFFGFVPMLIFAGFLYWLDRYEKEPKLLVGGAFIWGAVVAAGVAFVVNTLLGIGVYLVTGSDAATELATGSLVAPPVEETLKGLAVLLVFLFFRREFDSVLDGIVYAGITALGFAATENSYYIYNYGFLEGGYEGLLWLVFVRVILVGWQHPFYTAFIGIGLAIARLNRRVWIQLLAVLGGWGIAIVAHSIHNTLASLLSGLGGLAVGTLLDWSGWFFMFLVILWAISRVQRRIRKYLLSEVEHGIISKTQYRTACSAWAQVPLRLKGLVSGRYRDTRRFYQLCAELAHKKFQLERFGNEEQNQQIIEKTRAELAALSPRALAT